ttggcacccttggtaaatatgagcaaagaaggctgtgaaaaaatgtcaaGGTTTCAGGTATTCAGGGATTCAGGTTAATATTTGTTGACACAGTATTTAGAACCGGATCTCATTAGAACCGgatctcatttgaagttccagtagtgtctgtcAGACTGAAGACGCATCCAGTTCCAGgtagattcataacatttccagttgactggaacttgccctcatggtggaaatgggcatttacaatgcttgtgctattttcttatagacacttcccattgtgtgaagctcaacaaccttttgctgcacatcacagctacattccttggtcttacccattgttatgaatgactgggggaatttggcctatgtgttacctcatatttatacccctgtgaaacaggaagtcatggttgaacaatttcctcttcctagtcacccaggtatttaaaaaaaatttttaaatatcaatgggcatatacttcaaatatatttttctcatatgaattcataggggtgccaataattgtcgcacacacatatttaacaaagatattttttttggataaaccagTCCtatgtttacaattgtttgatatccatgagagcatttttgtgaatttttttgaacaaaagatcaaaaggttaaacaatgaagaccatttttcacaaccttcttggctcatatttaccaagggtgccaatattagtggagggcactgtatatttaatttttaaatttttacagtATATGGCACTGTAACCATGGTGTTGAGGTGTCAAATACTGTAATCATTATTCAGGTATTTCTTATGTCCTATGTCCATAGGAAGTGAGAAAATATGGCGCTGAAGAAGAAAAGCCATGTCACCTTTCACCATGCTACCTGCCACACTACCCGCTGTGTCACCCAGAGTCAATTAATAACCTTTAGCCAGAAAGCTAATTAGCCAGGTCTGGATTTTTTCACGAGTTAAGAGCAAGAACCATATGGTAATGGACACAGATTTGGAACCCTCATGTACctgttattataaataaatgtgaccaACATGAGTGTTGCAGTATTATTCCTACTAACGTATTatgctttgttttgttctttaggAATTCACTTATGGACATGAATTATCAATGTGTGGATACCATTATCCAGACCTTCGACATCAGGTGACAATACTAGAATACTCCAATGGAGACTAAGACAAACGGTCAAGTCAATAAAATCCTGCAAGACCATGCCAGCTTAAATTTGACAGCATACTTAAATGCATCTCTTTCCCTCCACCATCATGTGAACAATGCAGTGCTGGGGATCATTCTGGGCATGTTGTGTCTCCTGACAATCATCATGAACATTCTGGTTCTTGTCGCTGTGAGGAAAGAACGTACTTTACATACCGTGGGGAACCTTTACATCGTCAGCCTCTCTTTAGCAGACCTAATAGTTGGGGCGACTGTAATGCCACTAAATCTTGTGTATCTACTTGAGGATGAATGGAAACTTGGTCGCGTGGTGTGTCAGTTTTGGTTGGTAATGGATTATGTAGCTAGCACGGCCTCCATTTTCAATTTGTTTATCCTTTGCTTGGACAGATACCAGTCTGTTAGGCACCCACTGAGGTATCTGAAATATCGAACACGAGGAAGAGCGACACTGATGATTTGTTTTGCTTGGCTTCTCTCCATGATGTGGATTATTCCCATTCTGGGATGGAGGATGTTTGCTAATGTTGACCGAAAACCTGAGCTAGAAAGCAAGTGCGACACGGACTTTCGCTTCGTCACATGGTTTAAAGTGCTGACTGCCATTCTCAACTTTTACATCCCGTCATTCCTGATGCTATGGTTCTATTCGCAAATTTTCATAGCTGTGCGAGAACATTACAAGCAGTGGGAGAGCGTCACTATTGCTAAGGTGGTGGCAGATGAAGACATTAATGTGCAAAGCTTAAGAAATCAGAGAACTTTCTGTAAAATGGCAGAGGAAGATAATCTGGCCTTGCAGACTTACTCTCAAAAGGAAGACATGTTGGATCAGTATACTTTGGAGCAGCCATACAACTCAAGGGACACCAATGAGGAGAACGGCGAATCCGGACGTGATAAAAATCCCCAAAACAGGAAGACCTCATTTTTTAAGATTACGAAACCTAAGAGGAAAACTGTGAGGGACCCTCATGAGGTTTCCTCAGTAAACCAGGAGGTAAATTCTGAAACACCTTCAAAGGATCCATCTTTACCTCTGGGCTTTTTGCAACATGAAGAGAATGCAGATCTCAAGATGTTTGTATCTGTTACCGATTGTAATGTATTAGTGCCGAATTCGGTTGCTAATATTTGTGAGATAAAACCCAACACTGATGTTCACAAACACATCACCATTCTCTGTAACGATGATGCTAATACACAGTCACCTGTATCGCAAGGGTCGTGGATGCACAACGATGGTCCGATGATAGATGGTAGCAACACTATGACTTTGAGGCAAACGTGGCAGAAATTCTGCGAACAGTCCAGGCAGTGTGTCCAGAACATGCGCATTCATAAGGAACGGAAAGCGGTGAGGCAGTTGGGCTTCATCATTGGAGCTTTCATGGTGTGCTGGATCCCATATTTTATCACCTTCATGGTCATGGCGCTGTGCAACACATGCGTCCATCATGACCTCCACATGTTCACTATATGGTTGGGTTACATCAACTCCACTCTGAACCCATTTATTTATCCACTTTGTAATGAGAATTTCAAAAGAGTATTTAAGAAGTTCTTTCGTATCAAGCAGTAATTTTTGTCTGTAAAGATTGAAAGTGTAGCAGCTGTGTATGTCTTTGTAAACTCAGTTATTTTGCCTCTATATGTATAACTGTGTATTTTTAAGGGTTGTAGACTTTGTTTGGACTATTATGGTATTTTAAACACCTGTGTTAATTGGCTTATATCTTTGGTGCTGACCAGTGTTATTGTATGCTTGTAATCTGCATCAGATTAATACATCAGTACAAATACTGAtggtaaatgtttaataaattctCAGTGAGTTTTGGTGGTTCTAAGctgggtttggttttttttttttcttttcacttaaCAGGCTTTGTTTAGTGTGTGTCCTTtgcttttgtctcatttttgcAGGTATGCTTGTTTgcacaaaatgtacaaatttgttTGAGGTTTTATGGAATGATTATGTGTAAATAACATGGAAACATGTACACGGAA
This window of the Ictalurus furcatus strain D&B chromosome 21, Billie_1.0, whole genome shotgun sequence genome carries:
- the hrh1 gene encoding histamine H1 receptor — translated: METKTNGQVNKILQDHASLNLTAYLNASLSLHHHVNNAVLGIILGMLCLLTIIMNILVLVAVRKERTLHTVGNLYIVSLSLADLIVGATVMPLNLVYLLEDEWKLGRVVCQFWLVMDYVASTASIFNLFILCLDRYQSVRHPLRYLKYRTRGRATLMICFAWLLSMMWIIPILGWRMFANVDRKPELESKCDTDFRFVTWFKVLTAILNFYIPSFLMLWFYSQIFIAVREHYKQWESVTIAKVVADEDINVQSLRNQRTFCKMAEEDNLALQTYSQKEDMLDQYTLEQPYNSRDTNEENGESGRDKNPQNRKTSFFKITKPKRKTVRDPHEVSSVNQEVNSETPSKDPSLPLGFLQHEENADLKMFVSVTDCNVLVPNSVANICEIKPNTDVHKHITILCNDDANTQSPVSQGSWMHNDGPMIDGSNTMTLRQTWQKFCEQSRQCVQNMRIHKERKAVRQLGFIIGAFMVCWIPYFITFMVMALCNTCVHHDLHMFTIWLGYINSTLNPFIYPLCNENFKRVFKKFFRIKQ